The genomic segment GCGCGATGAGGGTTTTTATGGAGAATTCTAAGTCTCGGTTGCAACAGTTCAGGCAGATTTTTTTCGATGAAAAAATCGAGATTCAGACTCGTCTTCTGAATCTGATCCTCTGGGCTGTTCTGGTGGGTGGCTTTGTCATTTCGATGTTCGTGCTTTTTTTCGAAAGGGATAAGTACGGGCTTATTATTCTTGCTCTTCTTGCGGTTGTTTGCGTTGGACTTGTGCTGTCGGTAAAGAAGCATCCTCAGCTTGCGGGTGTTGTGGTGACTGGTGGCGCAAACGTTATTTTCTTTCCGTTGATTTATCAGAATTTGGGTGGTCTTGAGAGCGGTACGATTCTGTGGTTCGTGCTGGGACTTATTTTTGCCTTCCTTACGTTGCGTGGTGCGCTCAGCTATATCGTGTATGTGGTGGGGCTGGTGTCGCTCAGTGCCTGTATCTTTTACTTTGACGTACATCCTGGTCTGCTTGCAGAAATGCCTGCCGATTTTAGAATCAGGAATATGGTCATCTCGCTGGCCATTGTGTCTGCAATTTTCGGAACCATCTTTAAGTACCAGGATTACGCCTACAGAAAGCAGAACCGTTTGCTACTAGACCAGGAAAAGAAACTTCGCGAAACCATGGAAGACTTGAAGGTGGCGAGCCGCGCCAAGTCTGAATTCCTGGCGAACATGAGTCACGAAATTCGCACTCCTATCAACGGTATTCTGGGCATGAACACCATGCTGTTGAAGGAATGTAATGATGATAATTTAAAGGAGTATGCGCTGAACATTCAGAGTGCAAGCCATACTCTGCTTTCGATTATCAACTCTATCCTTGATATTTCAAAGATTGAATCCGGAAAAATGGAAATTCTGCTGAACAACTATGAGTTGTTCTCGGTTTTGAATGACTGCTATAACATGGTTGTGACGAAGGCCGAAGACAAGAACTTGAACTTCCGTCTGGATGTGGATGAAAATCTCCCGGTCGGACTTTTGGGTGATGAAGTTAGAATTCGTCAGATTATAAACAACCTGCTTTCTAACGCAGTGAAATACACCGAACAGGGATTTGTAAAGCTTACGGTTGGTTTTGAACCGTTGGATTGTGATACCTTGGAAGTTGGTTCCAAGATCCTGTTGAAAATCGCGGTAAGCGATTCGGGTAAGGGAATCAAGTGTGAAGACCAGAGCAAACTCTTCCAGATGTTCCAGCGCATTGACGAAATGAAGAATCGCAATGTGGAAGGTACCGGGCTCGGTTTGAATCTTTCTCGCAAGCTTGTTGATATGATGGATGGCGAAATTCACGTCATCAGTGAGTATGGCTCGGGCTCCACGTTCTTTGTCAGCATTCCTCAGGTTGTAAAGAATCCTGATAAGATGGGTAACTTCTCCGAGAAGTATCGTTCCCTGGCATCAAAGCAGGAACTGCCCAAGGTTCATCTGGAAGCGGCCGGCAAGCGCATTCTTGTGGTTGATGATGTCAAGATGAACCTGAAGGTCGTGGAGGGCTTGCTTAAGGATACTGGCATGCAGGTGGATGCCGTCTTGAGTGGTCGTCAGGCCCTGGAGATGGTCCAAAAGAATAATTACGACATGATTTTCCTGGATCACATGATGCCGGAAATGGATGGCGTGGAAACCATGCGTCTGATGCGGAGTCTTCCGGGAAATAAGAATGAAAAAGTCCCGGTAGTGATGCTTACCGCCAATGCGATTATCGGTGCCAGGGAATATTACCTTAAGGAAGGGTTTAGCGACTATCTGTCAAAGCCCGTTCGTGAGCAGGAACTGCTATTCCTGATTAGGAAATACCTGAATCATTCTGATGGAAACGAAAAAAGAGTAGATGGTGATTCCTCTGCTGAAAGCTCCAGCGCTTCCGACTTAAAGGAAAAGAAGTCTACTTACGAAAAGATTTGTACTCTTCGCGAACTTGATGCCCAGTCCGGCCTTGAACTGTGTATGAACGACGAAAGTTTCTACATCGAAATGCTGCAGGAATATCTTGCCGGAAACAAGAGCGAAGAACTGGAAAAGTTTTTCGTTGCGGCAGACTGGAAGAATTACAGGATTGTTGTGCACGCCCTGAAGAGCACTTCTCTTACCATCGGTGCAAAGAAATTGTCGGAAGAGGCCAAGGCTCTGGAAATGGCTTGCTCTTCTGGAGATGTTGCCTTCGTGAAATGTAATCACGGCTCGATGATGAAGAACTATCAGGTGGTGATAAAGAAGATCAATGAGGCTCTTGGTTTATGACATCTAGAAACGGTGCAAGAGAAGGGCGTTATGTTGCATACTACATCATTGTGATGATGTTGTTTTTGGGCTGCGTCGCCCTATGTGCAATGTTCGTTTCGAAAAATTTTTTGAGACAGAATGAGCGGGATGCCGTTCTTCTTGCTGATTTCAAGCACCGTCAGAATGCCGAGGCCTTGAATGACTTTCTGTATAGGGCAAGTTTTGCGCTAGAGTCGGCCGCGATGATTGTTGATCATCTGATTGCCTCC from the Fibrobacter sp. UWH6 genome contains:
- a CDS encoding response regulator; its protein translation is MENSKSRLQQFRQIFFDEKIEIQTRLLNLILWAVLVGGFVISMFVLFFERDKYGLIILALLAVVCVGLVLSVKKHPQLAGVVVTGGANVIFFPLIYQNLGGLESGTILWFVLGLIFAFLTLRGALSYIVYVVGLVSLSACIFYFDVHPGLLAEMPADFRIRNMVISLAIVSAIFGTIFKYQDYAYRKQNRLLLDQEKKLRETMEDLKVASRAKSEFLANMSHEIRTPINGILGMNTMLLKECNDDNLKEYALNIQSASHTLLSIINSILDISKIESGKMEILLNNYELFSVLNDCYNMVVTKAEDKNLNFRLDVDENLPVGLLGDEVRIRQIINNLLSNAVKYTEQGFVKLTVGFEPLDCDTLEVGSKILLKIAVSDSGKGIKCEDQSKLFQMFQRIDEMKNRNVEGTGLGLNLSRKLVDMMDGEIHVISEYGSGSTFFVSIPQVVKNPDKMGNFSEKYRSLASKQELPKVHLEAAGKRILVVDDVKMNLKVVEGLLKDTGMQVDAVLSGRQALEMVQKNNYDMIFLDHMMPEMDGVETMRLMRSLPGNKNEKVPVVMLTANAIIGAREYYLKEGFSDYLSKPVREQELLFLIRKYLNHSDGNEKRVDGDSSAESSSASDLKEKKSTYEKICTLRELDAQSGLELCMNDESFYIEMLQEYLAGNKSEELEKFFVAADWKNYRIVVHALKSTSLTIGAKKLSEEAKALEMACSSGDVAFVKCNHGSMMKNYQVVIKKINEALGL